GGtcagtaaaatgaaaaaaactatataattAGGGTTCACTGCATCCCGTTCTTCATGTATTTTCTTAATCATCACTGgcagacttgtttttttttttgttttgtttttttaaatcacagaacttttatttttttcatcaaaagggagaacaaaaaagaagaaaaaaaacacattctcaGGTTAGGAGTTGTGAGTGAGGAGGGACGACATGAGGAGCATTTAAATACAGCCGCTCAATAAGGTTATACAGAATCATCACATGAGCCAGGAAGAAGCTTTTTATTCTAGAGTGCCGGGCCAGAGATTGGACATGATGGGAGGGAGGCGGGGGGGGATCTGCTTCAGTCGAGATTTGCAGggtcaaattttaaaaataaaaagaaagaaaaatataaagGAAGATATGGAAGGAGATAGGGCTTCATAACATAACACGGTTGTCTCTCAAGATTTCTTCAAAAGGTTTTGGCCAGCAGCAATAGTTTTGGATACAAAGCGGATAAACCAtggcactgtgtgtgtgtgtgtgtgtgtgtgtgtgtgtgtaaatgtggtggtaaaaataaaaagtggtaGGGGCTGTAGAAGAGCAGCCATTTTGTGATAAAGAGAGGAAGCTGGTGGACTCCGGTTGAGTTCAGGAGACGtctaagaagaaaaagaaaaaaacaacattgagaCCTTCACACActtaaaagagaaaaacaagaTGGTGGTTCACTTACAACTGGCAGGCCGGGCGCCGTATCTTCGCATGATCTGATCTTGTGTGAATTTCACAAACGATTCATATTGTTCTGTAAAAACACGATGATCTAAATTGCAGTGTTGCATCTTTGAGGTACCATAGTACTGACACCCAGCGGTAGTGTTTTGGTGGTGATTACCTGAAAGTTTTGTGTTTAGGATCTGTTCGTACTCCTCCCGGATCTTCTCCTCGTGGTCTTTGAGCAGGCGCTCACACAGGTAGCTCACCTGCTTGAGTGTGAACGAGGGCTGGTCCCGTCTCGAGGCACCTGGGAAAATGAGGAAAAGGCCTCACTATGGAACAACATACaacaacttgctgatatagttcatcttcaaacagataaaataatgcataaggttaaaaacaaccaattacctaaaaatgtcatccaatacttctctacaagagaggcgAAATAGGATCTCAGGGAAAAACTAAATTAGAAAATTATATGCTacgactacgttaaaaagccatagcatttcagtatgtggaatcaaactatggaatggattgagtaagaccctcaaacaatgcacaacgatgagccaattcaagaaacaatacaagcagttgatgtttgctaaataaaaggatgaagagtcttgaaccagtcatgatgtgctatacatatcactatattgacacttactatggtacccattatgtcattggatggtcatatcacctcgtacttcggtacatggtacattatttaaaaaaaaaaaaaaaacaaaaccttaaactgtattatggaaagcaggaagtgaacaaatgtaacagttactgattgtaaaagtaccagatggaggggtaggatttaataagctttgctttttcctactcctttttggacatgtggaactgtgaactgattatgtgatgcattcaattgtaatctgatgcatgttcaaatgaaataaaaccattaccattacattaccaccATTTCTACTCTCCATTTTCCAGAAATgacttgctgctgctgtttgggtgtttgcatgtttatttttcttctccTACCTGGTGGGGAGCTGGGGGCGTGCAGGGAGGAAGTGGGACTGGGGATGTCTGTGGAGCCGCAGGCCTCTGTCTGGTTGAAAGCCCCCTCCAGCTGCCGCCGCCTCTGGATGCGGCTGTACTCCTGGCGgaggttctggaagatctgctcTGTAGGGAACACAGAAGAATACAGTTTTATATTAGTCATTAACTTTCATGATGCATTTCTAACAGAAAAGAAGTGTTTTAAAAGTTATGAATATTTATCTTTCGGGGAGTATTTTGTTTATCGGCTCATCAGTTGGCTGCTGACAGGCAAGGGAAGTCACATGACTTTCGCACATCATGGAGGAAGATAATAAAACAGGATGTGTCTGTGCATGTTTCACTGCGTCCCAACGCCGTCAACTTGTAGTTGTGGCAGTTCAACTCCAGGGTGTTGCTTGGAAACGATaataccccccctccccccgccctGCGCCCCCATCCATGCCACAGCCAGGCTGAGCAATCAATCACAGACACTTCCGGGAGTTAGTGGAACAAGGCGGAGGCTGTGGACTAAAAGGCTTTAGGCACTGACCAAACAATGAAGACGACGAGAGATGGAGCAAGTAGATTGGACAtgctggggcggggggggggggggggggggggggggttggttggtTCAGTGAAGCGTATGATGGGTGGGTTCAGGTTACAGTACATCAACAAAGACTATCACCGGAACTGTTGGGAAATTACCATTTTTGACCTGAGCGTATTTCTCACCGAGATATATCTACTACCCATCATAGGAAACATCAGGCTGTCAGTGGTCTAGCTACAAACACAATGGTGCATTGCAGTACACTGGGAAATCTGACAATTGCAACATACAACCCCTGAATAGTTTGGATTTCTACAGTTTTACCACAGATTTTTAATacctgttccagggtcaaactgtcaccaacATAAAACATTACCTAAacacgttttttgttttgtaactgccataataaaaataaatcaataaaaataattaaccaCCAATTTTAACAACTCAAAACTGCTTTGACGTGTCTAAAACTGAGCTCTGACTTGAAATGattctaatgcaggggtctcaaacacgcggcccacgggccaaatgtggcccgcaggacactagtttgaggcccccgccttgatatgaaagtttaatgttagtgcggcccacgcaagtttgatatggatgctgtatggtatcatgtacccagaaaaaattattacgtttgattaatgttcatgttaaaggttaaataactgttaatagttatcctccctatccgtgtggaagtggtaagtttttggctatttaagtttaaaggaaataacttgaaggctaccgtttaggtcgctagcgctctaatttgcgaattagcatgtgtctcaagaccctgcagttgtgcaatatgttgtaaataaaaagagtataaatgtgactatagtcgtgttttgtcatgtctacagggctctaataatgctttgttaattttaatctgaaaaaaataatttgtctacccaccaactatatgtggtttcttaagtttttattatttgccgttttattattattattattatatttatttattactgattgattgattttctttattcttgatttgtttgtcatcttattttgtgtagaaaaataaaaatgaagatatttgagtacagtggaatgttttatcagagcttttattgtagaaaatcggaaccaaagcactgaaaaagtttgtatatttttctgtttttaataaatgcgttttgtttttgttttttggaaaacctgatgcggcccagcctcgcccagactctagcaccagtggcccccaggtaaattgagtttgagacccctgttctaatgtGTATcctatatttgtgtattttactAAGCCTTATAATAAACATGGGTAATGGCTGTGGGTTTGTCGTGAAGGTTTCTATTGAGGTTTATTCCTGACATCCCAACAGTCAAGTGTTTTTTTCGCATACTAAAACATCAAACCTGCCCGACTGTGTGGCGGAATGGGATCTTGGTGACAGCTGACCTTTAGCTGACACAAAAAAAGCCGCTTGGCCCAAACTCTGTGAGACAGGCCTGTCTTGTTCCCTCATCCCCATCGTCATCGTCATGAGGGCCATCTTTGTGAGACTGATACCTGCTGTGTGGAGATCATGTCTGCAGCTGCTGGGCGGCCATGCAGACAGCAAGCTAATAAGATAAGCATGCTAGACTGTTTCATTAAAGATCGATGTCGCaatagaggcaaaaaaaaaaaaactccacctgTGGCAGGAAACCAGAGGGGggatttttgaaagaaaaaaaaatacactgagCTCATATCTTcctagaaaaaatatttttatctcaACAGGATGAGCCCCACACTTAACCCTGAGCATAAGTCCATGATATATGAGTCAGAAAACAGCtggcatatgtgtgtgtgtgtgtgtgtgtgtgtgtagctcaaCTAGCATGCTGTGTGATAGATAAGCACCACTCCCTGTGTCCGCCTGCAGCGATGTGCTAACACGCCACACCGACACCTCTTCACAGCAGCAATgacaaaaacacccaaaaattcAAAACACACCAAAAGTTATACTATTTGGAAAGTATCGATATCTCTAAAGCGGCACAAAAATCAGTGTCATATGTGGCGGCACGTTCTTTTGTGTGCGttttataaatatacagactgtataaagtaaaaataaatagagcAGTATGTTAATAACCCTAGTTTTTTTAGACATTGTAAAGCATTGTCTGCCCTGTGTCCTGCTTACTCAGTAAAATGAGACAGACCCGCCGGGAAAAATAATCTCCCTATGAAagcttttttcatatttatatacatatatgataatcgttttattattttcaaactCTACTCACCACATTTGACTGGTTTAAAGCATGACACATCGAGCTGACACGTCTTCAAACCTGCTAGCCCCGTGATACGCCATGGGGCTAACTTGTTTACACACTTGTGTGGCAGTGAAGAATGCTACAATGTGACAGTTAATAAATGGTTTATGATGGCCACATTTcaaccctggaacagattaattccaCCTTTGGGGAAAAACGTGTGCTAAAATTCCATCAAAAGCGCCCTCGTATTGGGTCATTGAATCATGATTGACACTGCAGACAATAGCTGTGCCATGTTAGCTTCATGAGGGGTTTAACGTTCGGAAGAAGCTTTATGGCTCATCAAGACGTCGTCAGTCAGCATGTACTGTTCCGCTTCGCTGTGCAATCATTGGGCAGTCTTCCAAGTAGAGCAGAATGCAGACAGAGGATCTTTGGGCTAGTGTTTTTGACGGTAGCTTCCGACCAACAGCAGAGAAGTCCTGTCATATATATAAGATCTTTGTCTGCTGTTTTGGCAGAAGTTCCATAAAAATATTAGACCTCTACTGTCATATCATGGATctttgactgtgttttttttcccagtagcttcctaaaaacagcagaaaagtcCTGTATAAAAGATCTTCGATGGGTATTTTTGCTGTACATGCTTAAAACAGCCAAGCACTCCCGCCATTTAGAGTATTCTTGATAAGCATTCAGTGAGACCATAAAAGCAGAGGCCTACTGTCatactgagttttttttttagtaatataataaatacagaggatcttttacTAGCATAGACAGCACTCCCGTCATGTTGAGGAGCTTTTGACGTTTTTGGGCGTTTTTGTAGTAATTTCCTCAAAACGGCAGAGTGctcatgtcatatagaggatcttggactagcattttgcagtacatccccccccaaaaagcaaTGTCTAGTCACATGCAAGATGTTTGACTAGCATCTTTGCAGCAGATCCTTACAGGGCGCTCccatcatatagaggatctctgattcacttttttgcagttggtcctttAAAAGAGCAGAGAGTTCTTGATGTGTAAATTATCTCTGACTAGCATTGTTGCAATATTTCCTTAAACCCCTCCTGTATTTAGTGAGGCTCTTTCATTTTTGTAGTAGATTGACAATACATCATCAATACAAAATTGTTTGTGGtgcatccttaaaaacagagttcctgccatataaaggatcttcaACTAGCTTTTTGGCAgtaactcattaaaaaaaagcagaaatctTGTGAaggaagatctttgactagcatctTCTTTGCAGTTGGTCCTTCCAAACAGAGCGCTACTGTCATATTGATCTGTGACTGGCAATTTTCCAGTCAGAACTTCAagacagcagagcgctcctttcatttagaggatctttgactagcgtgaCTAGGATTTTTTAAATAGGTCCTTACAAAGAGTGCTCCTGTTCTATAGAGAATCTTCAAATagcatttttcagcaggaagTTTACACAGCAAAAGGAGTATCTTTGGCTAGCAAGTGCTTCTTTGTcatcatttgactttattcatagtTTACATGCAAAGATCCAATAGAGCCTTACATGGCCAGCATAGGTGTGTGCTGCATTGTGGCCGTGCTGCCAAACGTGGAACCCACCATAAACCTGCAATGGCGGTTCCTctgtatta
This genomic window from Doryrhamphus excisus isolate RoL2022-K1 chromosome 17, RoL_Dexc_1.0, whole genome shotgun sequence contains:
- the akirin1 gene encoding akirin-1, with the translated sequence MACGATLKRSMEFEALLSPQSPKRRRCNPLPGTPGTPSPQRCNLRAPMDTPTHAMSPQSMGGESRLTPEQIFQNLRQEYSRIQRRRQLEGAFNQTEACGSTDIPSPTSSLHAPSSPPGASRRDQPSFTLKQVSYLCERLLKDHEEKIREEYEQILNTKLSEQYESFVKFTQDQIMRRYGARPASYVS